One genomic window of Nicotiana sylvestris chromosome 10, ASM39365v2, whole genome shotgun sequence includes the following:
- the LOC138879603 gene encoding uncharacterized protein: MLRAYVIDFGDQWDRFLPLAEFAYNSNYQSSIEMALFEALYGWRYHSPIGWFQPNEAKLYGTDLVKYAMEKVKLIQKRLRTAQSRQKSYAYQKARDLLFMVGKKVLLKVSLMKGIMRFGKKGKLSPRFIAPFEVLRLVWDVAYKLALSPVGVHLVFHVSILHKYHADRSRVLDYNMVQLDESLGYEEEPVAIVNRQVRQLRSKKISVVKVRWRGQRVEEATWET; the protein is encoded by the coding sequence ATGCTCAGGGCATATGTCATTGACTTCGGAGATCAATGGGATAGATTCTTGCCcttggccgagtttgcttataacagcAATTATCAGTCTAGCATCGAGATGGCTCTgtttgaggctttgtatggttgGCGATATCATTCGCCCATCGGATGGTTTCAGCCCAACGAGGCTAAGctatatggtactgatttggtgaAATATGCcatggaaaaggtaaagttgattcaaaAGAGACTTCGCACTGCacaatccagacagaagagttacgcttATCAAAAGGCTCGTGATTTATTATTTATGGTGGgcaagaaggttctcttgaaagtctcactgatgaagggaatcatgaggttcgggaagaagggaaagttgagcccaaggttcatAGCTCCATTTGAGGTATTGAGGCTAGTTTGGGATgttgcttataagcttgctttaTCCCCAGTGGGAGTTCATCTGGTTTTTCACGTGTCGATTCTCCATAAGTATCATGCCGACAGGTCGCGTGTGTTAGACTACAACATGGTGCAGCTAGATGAGAGCctaggttatgaggaggagccagtggcCATTGTTAATAGacaggttcgccagttgaggtccaagaagaTTTCTGTGGTAAAGGTTCGGTGGAGAGGTCAAcgagtcgaggaggcgacttgggagacttAG